A single region of the Zygotorulaspora mrakii chromosome 4, complete sequence genome encodes:
- the UBX2 gene encoding Ubx2p (similar to Saccharomyces cerevisiae UBX2 (YML013W); ancestral locus Anc_5.543): MPLIIHEGQEFNLSHEEQDQLNQFQMITTFPDADLPLIIRLLQNHGWKLERAMSSYYDNDWKASLEAENSQPAIPERPSTPNVNVSIGEQNQDLSPFLISDMNLVPSLPIVKPIPANYLETYSIVGLNKRKNESWKIMQESSPLLVILMFIPKVLGKLGIGIISLLWGIITFGFRSNVGNENMVSKVPSLPSGNNMRMEEILPQIADENAMGPLLDILCTKMTFNDALKECQEEFKFLLVILIGNISLLESDERDKNSQLFLSKIISEQNVLSLLKSHAQDLVIYAGCVEELEPWLVAKQLKVRYTPECLLVGNVLNSSGSINGVTRLSVLSRLRLTSAKRFYKSLKLSIERYNAELLVSRNEQHELRMAREIRSKQDAAYEESLRQQKVKDEMRRKENEEIVAKQNNELELERKRKWKETAKHLFWLRACVNLLDEKMPISGTKEDTATLQARTSQGLRMILNFKSNTTLYTIYVTLGCFLYLSETKLDSEQWKSKIRNKIKELSKDMSVQCFTSQDIIPEFSDMQEMKKLIEQELSNVPEVFTGQTYVDFDFELVSPFPRHEIPANSTVTIKDVNQLWPKGSVLIEDVVTEDSGGDSGSEEDDA; this comes from the coding sequence ATGCCTTTGATTATCCATGAAGGACAGGAGTTCAATCTGTCTCACGAGGAACAGGACCAGCTGAACCAATTTCAGATGATAACTACCTTCCCCGATGCTGACCTACCGCTGATCATCAGACTTCTGCAGAATCATGGTTGGAAATTGGAAAGAGCAATGAGCTCCTATTACGACAATGACTGGAAGGCGTCATTGGAGGCAGAAAATTCGCAACCGGCAATACCAGAAAGGCCTTCAACACCCAATGTGAATGTTTCTATAGGGGAGCAGAATCAAGATTTGTCACCTTTTTTGATCTCCGATATGAATCTGGTCCCATCTCTACCCATTGTAAAACCAATACCTGCAAATTATTTGGAGACTTATTCAATTGTTGGtttaaataaaagaaaaaatgagtCCTGGAAGATAATGCAAGAGAGCAGCCCTTTATTAGTAATACTAATGTTTATACCAAAGGTGCTGGGAAAACTTGGAATTGGCATAATATCGTTATTGTGGGGCATAATTACGTTTGGATTTCGATCCAATGTTGGGAATGAAAATatggtttcaaaagttcCTTCACTTCCAAGTGGAAATAACATGCGTATGGAAGAAATACTGCCACAAATCGCTGATGAAAATGCCATGGGTCCCCTTTTAGACATCCTCTGTACTAAAATGACATTCAACGATGCGTTGAAAGAATGCCAAGAAGAGTTCAAATTTCTACTTGTGATTTTGATTGGAAATATTAGTTTACTAGAATCAGATGAACGTGACAAAAACTCGCAGCTGTTTTTATCCAAGATTATATCAGAACAAAATGTTTTATCTTTGTTGAAGTCTCATGCCCAGGATTTAGTGATATACGCAGGGTGCGTCGAAGAGCTCGAGCCGTGGTTGGTAGCCAAGCAGCTGAAAGTGAGATATACACCAGAATGCCTTCTTGTTGGCAATGTTTTGAACTCAAGTGGCTCTATTAATGGTGTTACAAGACTCTCAGTTTTATCACGACTCAGATTGACCTCTGCAAAAAGATTTTACAAATCTTTGAAGCTATCAATCGAAAGATACAATGCAGAGCTCCTTGTTAGTAGAAATGAGCAGCATGAACTACGTATGGCGAGAGAAATTAGAAGCAAACAGGATGCAGCTTATGAGGAGTCCCTAAGACAGCAGAAAGTTAAGGATGAAATGCgtcgaaaagaaaatgaggaGATCGTCGCAAAACAGAACAACGAGCTGGAACTcgagagaaaaagaaagtgGAAAGAAACAGCAAAGCATTTGTTTTGGCTCCGCGCATGTGTCAATCTGCTTGACGAGAAGATGCCGATATCAGGGACAAAAGAAGATACTGCAACCCTACAAGCAAGAACCTCTCAAGGTTTGAGGATGATATTAAATTTTAAAAGCAATACAACACTATACACAATTTATGTTACGTTAGGATGCTTTTTATATTTAAGTGAAACCAAGCTTGATAGTGAACAATGGAAAAGTAAAATACGgaacaaaataaaagagCTGTCGAAAGACATGTCAGTTCAATGTTTTACCAGTCAAGATATTATTCCTGAATTTTCTGATATGcaagagatgaaaaaactgaTCGAGCAAGAATTAAGCAATGTTCCCGAGGTATTTACTGGACAAACCTACGTTGACTTTGATTTCGAACTAGTTTCACCATTTCCTAGACATGAGATCCCTGCAAATAGCACTGTCACTATCAAAGATGTAAACCAGCTGTGGCCTAAAGGAAGTGTGCTGATCGAGGACGTAGTGACAGAGGACAGTGGAGGAGATTCCGGCTCTGAGGAAGACGATGCTTGA
- the TRM9 gene encoding tRNA (carboxymethyluridine(34)-5-O)-methyltransferase (similar to Saccharomyces cerevisiae TRM9 (YML014W); ancestral locus Anc_5.544), producing the protein MAEIKEEEYVHKVYNEIADHFSETRYKPWPIVIGFLNKRSVGSIGIDVGCGNGKYLKINPNVFIIGSDRSSGLIQCAHSIDKSHNVMVADGMHLPHKDNSFDFAISIAVIHHWSTRERRVSAIAHILSKLKAGGEALIYCWALEQGNSRRGYHEGMEQDILVPWVLQEKKTKMALKERKRDKAIKPDLTGVPPNERAKFMANWKKEQDRKRSEQQLDPQNIESDTQEKNTKYRYYHLYREGELEEDCLLAGGTVLDKGYEKDNWYVVVAK; encoded by the coding sequence ATGGCTGAAATCAAGGAGGAAGAATACGTTCACAAAGTGTACAACGAAATAGCGgaccatttttcagaaacGCGTTACAAGCCATGGCCGATTGTCATAGGTTTCCTCAATAAAAGAAGCGTGGGAAGTATAGGTATTGATGTGGGATGCGGCAACGGcaaatatctgaaaataaacCCGAATGTATTTATTATTGGCTCTGACCGGTCCTCGGGACTCATTCAGTGTGCTCATAGTATAGATAAAAGCCACAATGTTATGGTTGCGGATGGAATGCATCTTCCACATAAGGATAACTCTTTCGATTTTGCGATTTCGATTGCAGTGATACATCATTGGTCTACCAGAGAAAGACGTGTTTCTGCGATAGCCCATATACTGAGTAAATTGAAAGCAGGCGGTGAGGCGCTGATATACTGTTGGGCATTGGAACAAGGCAATTCTAGAAGAGGTTACCACGAAGGCATGGAACAAGATATCTTGGTACCATGGGTGCtccaagaaaagaaaacgaaAATGGCACTCAAGGAAAGGAAACGTGATAAAGCCATTAAACCAGATTTAACGGGCGTACCGCCAAACGAGAGAGCCAAATTCATGGccaattggaaaaaagaGCAGGACCGAAAGAGATCAGAGCAACAGCTCGATCCCCAAAACATTGAGTCAGATACGcaggaaaaaaatactaAATACAGATATTATCATTTATACCGCGAGGGCGAATTAGAAGAGGATTGTTTGCTCGCGGGTGGAACCGTCTTGGATAAAGGTTATGAAAAGGATAATTGGTACGTCGTAGTAGCGAAATAG
- the NPL3 gene encoding mRNA-binding protein NPL3 (similar to Saccharomyces cerevisiae NPL3 (YDR432W); ancestral locus Anc_5.542), with the protein MSESYEQPPVAPEEYEAPAAEPVEQTGAPEEEEQVPPPQPEHDEMERQHEPMSHHEPMDHHMDDRYHQPGPQPYYPPPPQLEGELSTTRLFVRPFPFDVQDSELNEIFTPFGPMKEVKILNGFAFVEFEEADSASRAIEEVNGKTFANQPLEVMFSKLPPKRYRIMLRNLPEGCSWQELKDLARENSLETTFSSVNTRDFDGTGALEFPTEEVLVEALEKLNNIEFRGSVITVERDDNPPPIRRSNRGGFRGRGGFRGGFGGRGGYGFRGGYGGPRGGFGGPRGGFGGPRGGYGGPRGGFGGPRGDYGGPRGGFGGPRGGYGGPRGDYGGPRGGFGGPRGGFGGPRGGYGGPRGGFGGPRGGYGAPRGDYGAPRGDYGAPRDSYRSRDAPPRERSPTRQ; encoded by the coding sequence ATGTCAGAATCATACGAACAACCACCAGTGGCCCCAGAAGAGTATGAAGCCCCAGCTGCTGAACCTGTAGAACAGACGGGAGCTCcagaagaggaagagcaGGTACCTCCTCCTCAGCCAGAACACGATGAAATGGAACGTCAGCATGAACCAATGAGTCACCATGAACCAATGGATCATCACATGGATGATCGTTATCATCAACCGGGTCCTCAACCATACTACCCACCTCCCCCACAATTGGAAGGTGAATTATCCACTACTAGACTTTTTGTCAGACCATTCCCTTTCGATGTTCAAGACTCCgaattgaatgaaatatttaCGCCATTTGGTCCTATGAAAGAGGTCAAGATTCTTAATGGCTTTGCATTTGTGGAATTCGAAGAAGCTGACTCTGCCTCAAGAGCAATCGAAGAAGTCAATGGTAAGACCTTTGCCAACCAGCCTCTGGAAGTTATGTTCTCCAAACTACCACCTAAAAGATACCGTATTATGTTAAGGAATTTACCTGAAGGTTGTTCGTGGCAAGAACTTAAAGATTTGGCACGTGAGAATAGCTTAGAGACCACTTTCTCAAGTGTCAATACTAGAGATTTTGACGGAACTGGTGCCTTAGAATTCCCAACTGAAGAAGTTTTAGTTGAGGCTTTGGAGAAGTTGAACAATATTGAATTTAGAGGCTCTGTCATTACagttgaaagagatgacaACCCCCCTCCTATCAGAAGATCTAATAGAGGTGGCTTCAGAGGTCGTGGTGGCTTCAGAGGCGGCTTCGGTGGCAGAGGCGGATACGGTTTCAGAGGTGGATACGGTGGTCCAAGAGGCGGTTTCGGAGGCCCAAGAGGCGGCTTTGGTGGCCCAAGAGGTGGCTACGGTGGTCCAAGAGGTGGATTTGGTGGTCCAAGAGGTGATTACGGTGGCCCTAGAGGTGGATTTGGCGGCCCAAGAGGCGGCTATGGTGGTCCAAGAGGCGATTATGGTGGTCCAAGAGGTGGATTCGGCGGTCCAAGAGGTGGATTCGGCGGTCCAAGAGGCGGCTATGGTGGTCCAAGAGGCGGATTCGGTGGCCCAAGAGGCGGATATGGTGCCCCAAGGGGTGACTACGGTGCTCCAAGGGGTGACTACGGTGCTCCAAGAGATTCTTACAGAAGTAGAGATGCTCCTCCACGCGAAAGATCCCCAACAAGACAATAA